A genomic stretch from Barnesiella intestinihominis YIT 11860 includes:
- a CDS encoding SusF/SusE family outer membrane protein, translating into MKRFCKNMAVLLLLFGFVLTARADWRLVGDTAELKIPVVLSPVGDDGKEFVYVGGLPEVLFKLTDGITEYVHECGSNNPLGDSIPLREAGEDERGLCIRYASETDVYRLTLTVDGNAKSLKAERLELPKNLYIIGGPFNREIQFWKFQDAKALEVDRTYPYIFYYKGVMRYNDEGDECGSFMFLKRLSWDDKYHPASSGDFSISGKVGQPLKMRLNGEDNKWTIPADRSGDGYYELKVDLLNLTLTVEKFEPDLVENPFPLSVFAVGAAMPCGWDNAHPMVMTPIAEGVYRWEGDVEAGDFKFLRRRGTWERCYVARTKDEPIRFGEEHDVIYEYNSFEEGNDYKFVLPKTNHCILTLDLNRMKLRVDNEETEGSGVESIKTSGELIYYSSDNTLFLRSKNNLQLQVRVFALDGCLVSEDVFIGGTDISLSRGYYIVVLHREDGTQVAEFKVFVD; encoded by the coding sequence ATGAAAAGATTTTGCAAGAATATGGCCGTTTTACTTCTCTTGTTTGGATTTGTTCTAACTGCGAGAGCAGATTGGCGGCTTGTTGGAGATACGGCTGAATTAAAGATTCCCGTCGTGCTTTCTCCGGTGGGAGACGATGGAAAGGAGTTTGTTTACGTGGGTGGCTTGCCGGAAGTTTTGTTTAAATTGACCGATGGTATAACGGAGTATGTCCATGAATGTGGTAGTAATAATCCTTTGGGCGATTCTATACCTTTGCGAGAGGCCGGTGAAGACGAGCGAGGGTTGTGTATCCGGTATGCGAGCGAGACCGATGTATATAGATTGACCCTTACAGTCGATGGTAATGCAAAAAGTTTGAAGGCTGAACGGCTCGAATTGCCTAAAAACTTGTATATCATAGGAGGCCCGTTTAATCGAGAGATTCAATTTTGGAAGTTTCAGGATGCCAAAGCCTTAGAAGTGGATCGGACATATCCTTATATTTTCTATTATAAGGGTGTCATGCGCTATAACGATGAGGGTGACGAGTGCGGTAGTTTCATGTTTTTGAAACGATTGAGCTGGGACGATAAATATCACCCTGCATCGAGTGGAGATTTTTCTATTTCGGGAAAGGTGGGACAACCTTTGAAAATGCGTTTGAATGGAGAGGATAATAAGTGGACTATTCCGGCTGACCGAAGTGGAGATGGATATTATGAATTGAAAGTCGATTTACTCAATCTTACACTTACCGTCGAAAAGTTTGAACCGGATTTGGTAGAGAATCCATTTCCTCTTTCGGTTTTTGCTGTTGGAGCGGCTATGCCTTGTGGTTGGGATAATGCCCATCCTATGGTGATGACCCCGATCGCAGAGGGTGTATATCGTTGGGAAGGAGATGTAGAGGCCGGCGATTTCAAATTCCTTCGTAGAAGAGGAACTTGGGAACGTTGTTATGTGGCTAGGACAAAAGATGAACCTATTCGTTTTGGCGAGGAACATGATGTTATTTATGAGTATAATTCGTTTGAGGAGGGAAATGACTATAAGTTTGTGCTTCCCAAGACAAATCATTGTATTCTGACGCTCGACCTTAACCGAATGAAATTGAGGGTGGATAATGAAGAAACGGAAGGCAGTGGCGTTGAATCGATTAAAACATCTGGCGAGTTGATCTATTATAGTTCGGATAATACGCTTTTCTTGCGAAGTAAAAACAATTTACAGTTGCAGGTTCGTGTATTTGCCCTTGATGGGTGTCTCGTCTCGGAAGATGTTTTTATAGGTGGTACGGACATTAGCCTCTCTCGTGGTTATTATATCGTAGTCCTTCACCGTGAAGATGGTACGCAAGTTGCCGAGTTCAAAGTTTTTGTTGATTGA
- a CDS encoding glycoside hydrolase family 31 protein produces MIKKHVLLSILGLFIACTVGAQDNSMADEKAIVKSGNMRFTVLTPEMIRIEYSAKLQFEDRASFVVINRHLPVPNFTQEERDGYLYLTTDKLELRYKLGTYPVSNDRCNPNLQITLDVNGVEEVWYPGKQDPYNLKGTTRTLDRAEGDVREWLENGLLSRVGWAVIDEREPRKDGSLSLMFERDTNGGMDWVAQRKDTAALDMYFMGYGHDYKKALGDFTKIAGKIPLPPLYVFGYWYSKFQRYTEQDMRDIVNEIRSRDIPMDVLVIDMDWHRNGKTGSTDGTEWTGWSWNKALFPDPAGFISWLHDEQNLNTTLNLHPADGVFPKEDNYDALYADLAGRYSDIKADSLTNEDGTIRWNIENKDFYKAFFEHILRPHENIGVDFWWVDWQQWMIAQNEPNLGNTFWLNHVFFNDKKLQAKNRPFIFHRWGGLGNHRYPIGFSGDSEATFSSLAFQPYFTATASNVGYGYWSHDIGGHNQEGANDAELYLRWIQYGVFSPILRTHATAAGHIERRIWKYANFEQMRDAIYLRYALIPYIYTMARWSYDTGVGMCRPMYYDYPEADEAYRYEGQYMFGNDILVAPVTSSDKGTNVSEKDIWLPEGKWYEVMTGELIDGGSVVTRSFTREQIPYYYREGAIIPLYPRMMHLKKRPETLTLQFTPGARGEFNYYEDAGNNADYQTACTFTRITQNTEDGRTSCTIYPRTGSFDDMPEERAYRLEFLARNEAPTKVTFSDGTHAVYEYDAEGKKIVISVPKRACSSAITVIIE; encoded by the coding sequence ATGATTAAAAAACATGTACTCCTAAGTATTTTGGGACTTTTCATTGCGTGTACTGTCGGGGCGCAGGATAATTCGATGGCCGATGAAAAGGCTATTGTGAAGTCGGGTAACATGCGCTTTACGGTGTTGACTCCCGAAATGATTCGTATAGAATATAGTGCGAAATTGCAGTTTGAGGATCGCGCGTCCTTTGTAGTCATTAATCGCCATCTTCCGGTTCCGAATTTTACCCAAGAGGAACGTGACGGATATCTTTATCTTACAACCGATAAACTGGAACTGCGTTATAAACTGGGTACATATCCGGTAAGCAATGATCGTTGTAATCCTAATTTACAAATTACACTCGATGTGAACGGGGTCGAAGAGGTGTGGTATCCTGGGAAACAAGACCCGTATAATCTGAAAGGAACGACTAGAACTTTGGATAGAGCAGAGGGCGATGTGCGTGAATGGTTGGAGAATGGGTTACTTTCTCGTGTTGGTTGGGCTGTGATCGATGAACGAGAACCTCGCAAAGACGGTAGTCTGAGTCTTATGTTCGAGAGAGATACGAATGGGGGTATGGATTGGGTCGCTCAACGTAAGGATACCGCCGCTCTTGATATGTATTTCATGGGTTATGGGCATGATTATAAAAAGGCTCTTGGCGATTTCACCAAGATAGCCGGTAAGATTCCGTTGCCTCCGCTTTATGTATTTGGATATTGGTACTCTAAGTTTCAACGTTATACCGAGCAAGATATGCGCGATATTGTAAATGAAATACGTTCGCGTGATATTCCTATGGATGTACTCGTTATAGATATGGATTGGCATCGTAATGGTAAGACCGGTTCTACCGATGGAACCGAGTGGACCGGTTGGAGTTGGAATAAAGCTCTTTTCCCCGATCCTGCCGGTTTTATCTCTTGGTTGCACGATGAACAAAATTTGAATACGACACTTAATTTGCATCCGGCCGATGGTGTTTTCCCAAAAGAGGATAATTATGATGCTTTGTATGCCGATTTGGCCGGACGTTATTCCGATATAAAGGCCGATAGTCTGACTAACGAAGACGGTACCATTCGTTGGAATATCGAAAACAAGGATTTCTACAAGGCCTTTTTCGAACATATTTTACGGCCTCATGAAAATATCGGTGTCGATTTTTGGTGGGTCGATTGGCAACAGTGGATGATTGCGCAGAATGAACCGAATTTAGGTAATACTTTTTGGTTGAATCATGTGTTTTTCAACGATAAAAAATTGCAGGCAAAAAATCGGCCGTTTATCTTTCATCGTTGGGGTGGGTTGGGTAATCATCGTTATCCTATCGGTTTTTCGGGAGACTCGGAAGCGACTTTTTCTTCGTTGGCTTTTCAGCCCTATTTTACAGCTACCGCATCTAATGTCGGTTATGGTTATTGGAGTCATGATATAGGAGGTCATAATCAGGAGGGAGCCAACGATGCCGAGTTGTATTTGCGGTGGATTCAATACGGGGTCTTCTCTCCTATATTGCGTACACATGCTACGGCTGCCGGCCATATCGAACGTCGCATTTGGAAATATGCTAATTTTGAGCAGATGCGTGATGCCATTTATTTGCGTTATGCTTTGATACCTTATATTTATACGATGGCACGTTGGTCGTACGATACGGGAGTGGGCATGTGTCGTCCTATGTATTATGATTATCCCGAAGCAGATGAGGCTTACCGTTATGAGGGACAGTATATGTTTGGAAACGATATACTCGTAGCCCCCGTCACTTCGTCGGATAAAGGAACGAATGTCAGTGAAAAAGATATTTGGCTACCTGAGGGCAAGTGGTATGAAGTGATGACGGGTGAGTTAATCGACGGTGGTTCGGTCGTTACTCGTTCGTTCACTCGTGAACAGATTCCTTATTATTATCGCGAGGGTGCTATCATTCCGCTTTATCCTCGTATGATGCACCTGAAAAAACGGCCTGAAACACTCACTTTGCAGTTTACACCCGGAGCCAGAGGCGAATTTAATTATTATGAGGATGCCGGAAACAACGCTGATTATCAAACAGCTTGTACATTTACAAGAATTACGCAAAATACCGAGGACGGAAGAACCTCTTGTACTATTTATCCTCGTACCGGATCATTCGACGATATGCCGGAAGAACGGGCTTATCGTCTTGAATTTTTGGCTCGGAACGAGGCTCCGACAAAGGTCACTTTTTCCGATGGAACGCATGCTGTCTATGAGTATGATGCCGAGGGTAAAAAGATCGTGATCTCCGTACCGAAAAGAGCATGCAGTTCAGCTATAACCGTAATCATTGAATAA
- a CDS encoding HAD family hydrolase yields MENIAIKNYLLQHNVPCITPKAALIDMDGVLYDSMKNHVEAWYRTLTPMGFKCSKDEFYLYEGRTGASTIKYLFDKHFGKQVSDDECAEIYKIKEKHFNALEKIVPMPGADLMLQRIIGNGIRPVLVTGSGQGSLLDRLDHDYPGVFEQQYKVTAYDVKIGKPSPEPYLMGLSKAGVKANEAIVIENAPLGVVSGTAAQIFTIAVNTGPIPAQALIEAGADMVFPSMPDFANHVDELIHTLKITR; encoded by the coding sequence TTGGAAAATATCGCTATTAAAAACTATCTTTTACAGCACAACGTGCCTTGCATTACTCCTAAGGCCGCGCTTATCGATATGGACGGAGTTCTCTACGACTCGATGAAAAATCATGTCGAAGCTTGGTATCGTACACTCACCCCTATGGGATTCAAATGTTCCAAAGATGAATTTTATCTATACGAAGGACGAACAGGAGCCAGTACAATTAAATACTTGTTCGACAAACATTTCGGGAAACAGGTGTCCGATGACGAGTGTGCCGAGATTTATAAAATCAAGGAAAAACATTTCAACGCGTTGGAAAAAATCGTCCCCATGCCGGGAGCCGACCTCATGCTGCAACGAATCATCGGTAACGGCATACGCCCTGTACTGGTCACAGGTTCGGGACAAGGTTCTCTCTTAGATCGGTTAGACCACGATTATCCCGGTGTATTCGAACAGCAATATAAGGTGACGGCATATGACGTAAAGATTGGGAAGCCGAGTCCCGAACCCTATTTAATGGGACTTTCCAAAGCCGGAGTCAAAGCGAACGAAGCGATTGTCATCGAAAACGCACCCTTAGGGGTAGTCTCCGGTACGGCAGCACAAATATTTACCATAGCAGTCAACACAGGCCCCATTCCGGCACAGGCACTCATCGAAGCCGGAGCCGATATGGTTTTCCCGTCCATGCCCGATTTCGCCAATCATGTCGACGAACTTATACACACGCTAAAAATCACCCGATAA
- the aroB gene encoding 3-dehydroquinate synthase — MESQKIIFTATPGETLKNMLENFSFDTLFILCDTHTQKFALPEISKNISTQAQYITIEAGDTYKTLQTLVHVWNELSHKGASRKSLLINLGGGMVTDLGGFAAACFKRGIRFINIPTTLLGAVDAAVGGKTGINFNGLKNEIGAFRPADTVIVSTQFFQTLPQNELLSGYAEMLKHGLIDNPATYRSLLDFDLSMPNWEKLLPLLKESIQVKERIVAEDPFEKGIRKALNLGHTIGHAFESLSHKRETPIPHGFAVAWGFICELLLSHRYLKFPSETISELAAYIYRHYRAFPITCKDYETLYELMTHDKKNEAGYINFTLLQTIGKPVIDCHVDKEEIFVAFDLYRDLFKL; from the coding sequence ATGGAGTCGCAAAAAATCATATTCACAGCCACACCCGGCGAGACCCTTAAAAATATGCTCGAAAACTTTTCTTTCGATACCCTTTTTATACTCTGCGACACACATACCCAAAAATTCGCCCTACCCGAAATATCGAAAAACATATCCACACAAGCCCAATATATTACGATCGAAGCCGGCGACACCTATAAAACACTCCAAACACTCGTTCACGTATGGAACGAACTGAGCCACAAGGGAGCCAGCAGAAAATCGCTTCTTATCAACTTGGGAGGAGGTATGGTCACCGACTTGGGAGGTTTCGCCGCAGCCTGTTTCAAAAGAGGAATCCGTTTCATCAATATCCCCACAACCCTATTAGGAGCAGTAGATGCCGCCGTAGGAGGAAAAACAGGAATAAATTTCAACGGATTGAAAAATGAAATAGGAGCCTTTCGCCCGGCCGATACGGTCATCGTCTCTACACAATTCTTTCAGACACTGCCACAGAACGAATTATTGTCGGGATACGCCGAAATGTTAAAACACGGACTTATCGACAATCCAGCCACCTACCGTTCATTGCTCGATTTCGACTTGTCCATGCCCAATTGGGAAAAACTTCTGCCACTGCTCAAAGAATCGATACAAGTCAAAGAACGTATCGTCGCCGAAGATCCCTTTGAAAAAGGAATACGCAAAGCCTTGAATTTAGGTCATACCATCGGCCATGCATTCGAGAGCCTTTCACACAAGCGGGAAACTCCCATACCTCACGGATTCGCCGTGGCTTGGGGATTCATATGCGAATTACTACTCTCCCACCGTTATCTGAAATTTCCGTCCGAAACAATCTCCGAATTGGCAGCATACATCTATCGCCATTACAGAGCATTTCCCATTACCTGTAAGGACTACGAAACACTCTACGAGTTGATGACCCACGACAAAAAAAACGAAGCCGGATACATCAACTTCACATTATTACAAACCATCGGCAAACCGGTCATCGACTGTCACGTCGATAAGGAAGAAATATTCGTAGCATTCGACCTATACCGCGACCTATTTAAATTATAA
- a CDS encoding type II toxin-antitoxin system YoeB family toxin: protein MRYEFTGYWSRRINSEHRIIYTVHDDIVTVFVSMRYYYAK, encoded by the coding sequence CTGAGATATGAGTTCACCGGGTATTGGTCTCGTCGTATCAATTCCGAACATCGTATTATCTACACGGTTCATGATGATATTGTGACCGTTTTTGTCTCCATGAGATACTATTATGCAAAGTAA